In one Sphingomonas hankookensis genomic region, the following are encoded:
- the lptC gene encoding LPS export ABC transporter periplasmic protein LptC, whose translation MSEIARQERTRRQRRAAPGSAHDRLIATLMVALPIAIGVLAAFLVMAPLFMRGDTSFVLDKNKVDVAQERMRLRAAEYRGQDAKGQPFVLDAGSAVQKSSAEPVVQMQELAAGIRLPDGPARLTAPRGRYDMRSEQVDVLGPIQFRAANGYSLDTTNATVDLKTRRLRSGGAVTGTTSMGNFSGDRLDADLEARTVRLTGNARLRIDPARTK comes from the coding sequence ATGTCGGAAATCGCCCGCCAGGAACGAACGCGCCGGCAACGCCGCGCCGCGCCCGGCAGCGCGCATGACCGGCTGATCGCGACGCTGATGGTCGCGCTGCCGATCGCCATCGGCGTGCTGGCGGCGTTCCTGGTGATGGCGCCTTTGTTCATGCGCGGCGACACCAGCTTCGTGCTCGACAAGAACAAGGTCGATGTCGCGCAGGAACGCATGCGCCTGCGCGCCGCCGAATATCGCGGACAGGATGCCAAGGGCCAGCCCTTCGTCCTCGACGCCGGATCGGCGGTGCAGAAAAGCTCGGCCGAACCGGTGGTCCAGATGCAGGAACTGGCCGCCGGCATCCGCCTGCCCGACGGCCCCGCCCGCCTGACCGCGCCGCGCGGCCGCTATGACATGCGCTCCGAACAGGTCGATGTGCTGGGCCCGATCCAGTTCCGCGCCGCCAACGGCTATTCGCTCGACACCACCAACGCCACCGTCGACCTGAAGACCCGCCGGCTGCGCAGCGGCGGCGCAGTCACCGGCACCACGTCGATGGGCAATTTCAGCGGCGACCGGCTCGACGCCGATCTGGAGGCGCGCACCGTGCGCCTCACCGGCAATGCCCGCTTGCGCATCGACCCGGCACGCACGAAATAG
- a CDS encoding LptA/OstA family protein yields MIRYALPGLAATIALLAVAGSAPAQTRHDSNAPIDVSANAIELQDKQQRAVFTGGAVFRQSTMTLNADRVVIAYSGQITDGSPQATRIDATGNVVLTRPDQTARSRFAVYDINRRVVTMIGGVRLTQGANTLNGGRLSIDLDTGRATIDGSGVGSSAAPGGGVQQSGGRVTGRFSVPKRN; encoded by the coding sequence ATGATTCGCTATGCGCTACCGGGCCTTGCCGCCACCATCGCCCTCCTCGCGGTCGCGGGGTCGGCGCCGGCACAGACCCGGCATGATTCGAACGCACCGATCGACGTATCGGCCAACGCCATCGAACTGCAGGACAAGCAGCAGCGCGCCGTGTTCACCGGTGGCGCGGTGTTCCGCCAGTCGACCATGACGCTGAACGCCGACCGCGTCGTCATCGCCTATAGCGGACAGATCACCGACGGTTCGCCACAGGCGACGCGGATCGACGCCACCGGCAATGTCGTGCTGACCCGCCCGGACCAGACCGCACGGTCGCGCTTTGCCGTGTATGACATCAACCGCCGCGTGGTGACGATGATCGGCGGCGTGCGGCTGACGCAGGGCGCCAACACGCTGAACGGCGGGCGCCTGTCGATCGACCTCGACACCGGCCGCGCGACCATCGACGGATCGGGCGTCGGCAGCAGCGCGGCACCCGGCGGCGGCGTGCAGCAGAGCGGCGGACGGGTCACCGGCCGATTCTCGGTGCCGAAGCGGAATTGA